The following are encoded together in the Salinibacterium sp. UTAS2018 genome:
- a CDS encoding DUF6457 domain-containing protein gives MNSEERQRLDDWAAHLSSELGIASDEFRAAMDVDGILDLAGVAAHSVIRPAAPVTTFLVGYAAGLAAAAGTDPSSAIRSADALSRAALAAASDATQPAAAAAASDLAPESAASSGSATSSAEPSGSASSGPAPFGTAE, from the coding sequence ATGAACTCCGAAGAACGCCAACGCCTCGACGACTGGGCCGCGCACCTCAGCAGCGAGCTGGGCATCGCCAGCGATGAGTTTCGTGCCGCGATGGATGTCGATGGAATTCTGGATCTCGCCGGGGTCGCTGCGCATTCAGTGATCCGGCCCGCGGCTCCCGTGACGACATTCCTTGTCGGCTACGCCGCTGGTCTGGCCGCCGCGGCCGGAACCGACCCGTCCTCGGCCATTCGAAGCGCGGATGCTCTCTCGAGAGCTGCGCTCGCCGCCGCGAGCGATGCCACCCAGCCCGCTGCTGCTGCCGCTGCGTCGGACTTGGCACCGGAGTCTGCAGCATCATCCGGCTCGGCAACATCCAGCGCAGAGCCATCGGGATCGGCGTCATCCGGTCCGGCACCGTTCGGCACGGCAGAATAA
- a CDS encoding molybdenum cofactor guanylyltransferase — MLIDAAVLAGGRSSRLGSVAKATLRVQGRSLLEHALSAASSVARTCIVVGPIDPDLVDTTVFITRENPPFSGPAAALAAGVHHLATNGTSESDAILVLACDMPGIAAQVPALVDALAAAPADVDGVISVDATGHRQPLACLYRRRALQSALARFDADGLTGLSMRKLIEPLRLEPVVALPGATDDVDTWEDAARLGATEPTTETKEAAQ; from the coding sequence ATGCTGATCGATGCGGCGGTGCTCGCCGGAGGTCGCTCGTCCCGATTGGGATCTGTGGCGAAAGCAACGCTCCGCGTGCAAGGCCGCAGCCTGCTCGAGCACGCGCTCTCGGCGGCATCCAGTGTGGCGCGCACCTGCATCGTTGTCGGCCCCATTGATCCCGACCTCGTGGACACTACGGTGTTCATCACGCGCGAGAATCCGCCCTTTTCGGGGCCCGCTGCTGCGCTTGCCGCCGGCGTTCACCACCTCGCGACCAACGGCACCAGCGAGAGCGACGCCATCCTTGTTCTTGCCTGTGACATGCCGGGCATTGCTGCCCAGGTGCCAGCGCTCGTAGATGCCCTCGCTGCCGCTCCCGCCGACGTGGATGGCGTGATTTCCGTCGATGCGACTGGTCACCGTCAGCCGCTTGCCTGCCTGTATCGCCGCCGCGCCCTCCAGAGCGCCCTCGCGCGGTTCGACGCCGACGGCCTGACCGGGCTCTCGATGAGAAAACTGATTGAACCGCTGAGGCTGGAGCCCGTGGTGGCTCTGCCCGGAGCCACCGATGATGTTGATACGTGGGAAGACGCAGCTCGCCTCGGCGCCACTGAACCGACCACAGAAACGAAAGAAGCCGCACAATGA
- the fdhD gene encoding formate dehydrogenase accessory sulfurtransferase FdhD, translating into MSRITARRKITRVTIGSPPASREDVLAVEEPLEMRVNGRSLAVTMRTPGDDFDLVAGFLVSEGIITSGEHFFAARYCAGATVDGVNTYNVVDVTLAPGVPAPDPSLERSFLTTSSCGLCGKASIDAVRTKSAFSVAEDAARIDAELLTTFPEKLREAQDVFEKTGGLHAAALFDGVTGEMLVAREDVGRHNAVDKVIGWAVKQNLLPLSGTVLMVSSRASFELAQKAMMAGIPVLAAVSAPSSLAAEFAEEVGMTLVGFLRGQSMVLYAGQERIVQNESVDAN; encoded by the coding sequence GTGAGCAGAATCACCGCACGACGCAAGATCACCCGAGTGACTATCGGTTCGCCTCCGGCATCCCGGGAGGATGTTCTCGCGGTGGAGGAGCCGCTCGAGATGCGCGTCAACGGGCGCTCGCTTGCCGTCACAATGCGCACCCCCGGTGACGACTTTGACCTCGTCGCGGGCTTTCTGGTTTCCGAGGGAATCATTACCTCGGGCGAGCACTTTTTCGCCGCACGGTACTGCGCTGGTGCCACCGTCGACGGAGTGAACACCTACAACGTCGTTGACGTCACCCTGGCGCCGGGCGTGCCGGCCCCCGATCCCAGCCTGGAGCGATCGTTCCTCACGACCAGTTCCTGCGGACTGTGCGGCAAGGCGAGCATCGATGCCGTGCGCACCAAATCGGCGTTCTCTGTCGCCGAGGATGCCGCGCGAATCGACGCTGAGCTGCTGACGACGTTCCCCGAGAAGCTGCGCGAAGCGCAAGACGTGTTCGAGAAGACGGGTGGATTGCACGCGGCGGCGCTGTTCGATGGAGTGACGGGCGAGATGCTGGTGGCGCGCGAAGACGTCGGGCGGCACAACGCCGTCGACAAGGTCATCGGCTGGGCCGTTAAACAGAATCTGCTGCCCCTGTCGGGAACCGTGCTCATGGTGTCGAGCCGGGCGAGCTTCGAACTCGCGCAGAAGGCCATGATGGCGGGGATCCCGGTTCTGGCCGCCGTCTCTGCACCATCCTCGCTGGCCGCAGAATTTGCCGAAGAGGTTGGAATGACGCTCGTCGGCTTCCTGCGCGGACAGTCGATGGTGCTCTACGCCGGGCAAGAACGCATTGTGCAGAATGAGTCTGTCGACGCGAACTGA